Proteins from a genomic interval of Crassostrea angulata isolate pt1a10 chromosome 7, ASM2561291v2, whole genome shotgun sequence:
- the LOC128191398 gene encoding uncharacterized protein LOC128191398: protein MLDVEGSIISNSRRSVKSAASSRSKLQNAKVMRLVAEHKLRKLRERQELERARKDLEMKQELFEQSAEVEEAMIVESVLQEALNEETTSTLTPESVVTDSVVHSKLARQFEDQTPGDGNQDVQVMEDFNMHATSIPERTERVRITETSQQTGDIESAFERLASALQEGFTLPKPELLTFSGNSIDYWFKSDIDNSDNLRRIVRRLPTHLRTRWVDVAHSITESGREPRFSDLTKFVDERARISSSMFGLDLVRENNPRSHTENRNRHAISHESDWNVKGKVTTLVTQSKTDKSGIHCASTENEIKNCLGIIPITVVGKEGRSVQTYALLDDGADKTLCDERLLSALDIPSKPVTYEMSTITSRHSTNVGKEVNLDVKPMGSDHVIPLQRVWSIKTLPVSARLAARKADLSTFPYLSDLNIPQIETDDVMILIGTDNSIAHIPLEVRAGDVNQPYAIRTHLGWIVRGPVHINSRRNSANINFKNAEEVLLQKHLERLWNTDFDDKISSNKTSMSVEDKRALAIMESTVIHEDGHYKLGLPWRDKNASLPNNLPLAHSRLQNLRKKLIRNPNLHEMYKSTVNDYIEKGYATEVTRSEMNTNRVWYLPHHPVINEHKPGKVRVVFDCAATYQGRSLNSELLQGPDLMNSLVGVLLRFRQDKIAIAADIEAMFHQVKVIEEDRDALRFLWWPNGNLNQDPKWYQMKVHLFGATYSPSCAAFALRRTATDNSDKFESEVISTVRNNFYVDDLLKSVPTEEGATKLATDLQSLMANGGFRLTKWMSNSKAVLRSIPEEERAPTVIALGQDSSTLPVNRALGVQWNVENDSIGFKVKFDEKPQTKRGIVSTISAIYDPLGLISPVTLQAKALVQRLCRLKIGWDDEIPEEIKQEWKSWQKTLSFIENISLRRCFIPNHFEDIKSIQLHIFSDGSEMGYGACAYLRVVDVEDNVDVSLVLGKSRLAPIKQQSIPRLELSGAVVACRLYRMIAEELEIPFTQTYFWTDSTIVLGYIRNESRRFKTFVGNRLSEIHERTTPDQWHHVGSTSNPADVASRGVTACETETLQFWLKGPNFLFQDPTQWPQEASNKVPDIAENDAEVKKEVAVYTTTVGCIERLIDYFSDWTKLRRAVAWMMRFKTYCRQQY from the exons CTCGATGTTGAGGGTTCGATTATCAGCAACTCACGCCGTTCAGTTAAGTCTGCTGCGTCGTCACGGTCTAAACTTCAGAACGCCAAAGTTATGAGGTTAGTGGCCGAGCACAAGCTAAGAAAGCTTAGAGAAAGACAAGAACTTGAGCGAGCCCGCAAAGATCTGGAAATGAAGCAAGAATTATTCGAACAAAGTGCTGAAGTGGAGGAAGCCATGATAGTCGAGAGCGTACTACAAGAAGCTCTAAACGAGGAAACGACATCGACGCTTACTCCGGAATCCGTCGTCACTGATTCAGTGGTACATAGTAAATTAGCCAGGCAGTTCGAGGACCAAACACCTGGAGATGGTAACCAAGATGTACAAGTCATGGAGGATTTCAATATGCACGCCACATCTATTCCAGAAAGAACGGAACGCGTACGCATAACCGAAACTTCACAACAGACGGGAGATATAGAGAGTGCCTTCGAGAGACTGGCGTCAGCTCTACAAGAGGGATTCACCTTACCAAAGCCAGAATTACTAACATTTAGTGGTAACTCTATTGATTACT GGTTTAAGTCAGATATTGACAACTCGGACAACTTGAGACGCATTGTTAGAAGATTACCTACTCATCTGAGGACCAGGTGGGTGGATGTTGCTCACTCAATCACAGAGTCCGGTAGAGAGCCGCGGTTCTCGGATTTGACAAAGTTTGTTGATGAACGGGCAAGAATTTCCTCTTCTATGTTCGGCCTCGACCTTGTACGTGAGAATAACCCAAGGTCTCACACCGAGAACAGAAATCGACATGCAATATCTCATGAATCTGATTGGAATGTTAAGGGCAAAGTTACTACGTTAGTTACACAAAGTAAAACAGACAAATCAGGCA TTCATTGTGCATCTACAGAAAACGAAATCAAGAACTGTTTGGGTATTATTCCTATAACCGTTGTGGGAAAAGAGGGTAGGTCTGTACAAACTTATGCATTACTCGACGATGGAGCAGACAAGACCTTGTGTGATGAACGCCTTCTAAGTGCCCTGGATATTCCGAGCAAGCCTGTGACATACGaaatgtcaacaataacgtCCAGACACAGTACAAATGTTGGCAAGGAAGTCAACTTAGACGTAAAACCTATGGGTAGTGATCATGTGATACCACTGCAAAGAGTGTGGTCTATCAAAACACTTCCAGTATCTGCACGCTTAGCCGCGAGGAAAGCCGATTTGAGTACTTTCCCCTACTTGTCAGATCTCAACATCCCACAGATTGAGACAGATGATGTGATGATACTGATTGGTACAGACAATTCTATCGCACACATTCCGCTCGAAGTGCGAGCTGGCGATGTAAACCAACCATACGCAATCCGTACTCACTTGGGATGGATAGTTCGCGGACCAGTGCACATAAACTCACGGAGAAACTCGGCCAACATAAACTTCAAGAACGCAGAGGAAGTACTTCTTCAAAAACACCTTGAGAGACTCTGGAACACTGATTTTGATGATAAAATATCGAGCAACAAAACCAGTATGTCTGTTGAAGATAAACGAGCTCTCGCCATTATGGAATCTACAGTTATTCATGAGGATGGTCACTATAAGCTCGGGCTACCTTGGAGAGATAAGAATGCAAGTCTACCAAACAATCTTCCTCTTGCGCATTCAAGATTACAAAATCTACGTAAAAAGCTGATACGCAATCCAAATCTACACGAAATGTACAAAAGTACAGTAAATGACTATATCGAGAAGGGATACGCCACAGAAGTCACCAGAAGTGAGATGAATACAAATCGTGTATGGTATCTACCTCACCATCCTGTGATTAACGAGCACAAACCTGGAAAAGTACGTGTCGTATTTGACTGCGCAGCCACATATCAAGGCAGATCTCTTAACAGCGAACTGTTACAGGGACCGGATTTGATGAACAGTTTGGTTGGTGTACTTTTACGATTCAGGCAGGACAAAATCGCCATTGCAGCAGACATAGAAGCAATGTTCCATCAAGTGAAAGTAATTGAAGAGGACCGGGATGCCTTAAGGTTTCTTTGGTGGCCTAATGGTAACTTAAATCAGGATCCTAAATGGTACCAGATGAAAGTACATCTCTTTGGAGCCACATATTCCCCAAGCTGTGCTGCATTTGCTTTGAGGCGCACAGCTACAGATAACTCAGATAAGTTTGAGTCAGAGGTTATATCAACAGTTAGAAACAATTTCTATGTTGATGACTTATTGAAATCTGTCCCGACCGAAGAGGGTGCTACAAAACTTGCAACGGATTTGCAATCGTTAATGGCAAATGGCGGATTTCGGCTTACTAAATGGATGAGTAATAGCAAGGCCGTGCTGCGTTCAATACCAGAGGAAGAACGAGCTCCGACAGTTATTGCACTAGGTCAGGATTCTAGTACTTTACCAGTGAATCGCGCACTTGGTGTTCAGTGGAACGTTGAAAACGATTCAATCGgattcaaagtaaaatttgatgaaaaaccACAAACAAAGCGAGGCATAGTGTCCACCATAAGCGCAATCTATGATCCACTAGGATTGATATCCCCTGTAACACTTCAGGCAAAGGCCTTAGTACAAAGACTTTGTCGATTGAAAATAGGTTGGGATGATGAAATACCAGAAGAGATCAAACAGGAATGGAAAAGCTGGCAAAAAACTTTATCCTTCATAGAAAACATATCGCTTAGGCGATGCTTCATACCAAACCACTTTGAAGACATCAAGAGTATTCAACTTCACATTTTTAGTGATGGGTCCGAAATGGGTTATGGTGCTTGTGCGTATCTACGAGTCGTGGATGTAGAAGACAATGTTGATGTTTCCCTTGTACTAGGGAAATCTAGATTAGCACCTATCAAACAACAGAGTATTCCACGTTTGGAACTATCAGGAGCCGTAGTTGCTTGCCGCCTGTATCGAATGATAGCAGAGGAACTAGAAATTCCATTTACCCAGACCTACTTTTGGACAGATTCTACAATTGTCTTGGGGTATATAAGGAACGAATCACGTCGTTTCAAAACCTTTGTTGGAAATCGTCTCAGTGAGATTCATGAAAGGACAACTCCTGATCAGTGGCATCATGTCGGTTCTACATCAAACCCGGCTGATGTAGCTTCAAGAGGCGTCACTGCATGCGAAACTGAAACATTGCAGTTTTGGTTGAAGGGACCTAATTTCTTGTTTCAAGACCCAACTCAGTGGCCACAAGAAGCGTCAAACAAAGTTCCAGATATAGCTGAAAATGACGCCGAGGTCAAGAAAGAAGTTGCAGTATATACAACAACTGTTGGTTGTATTGAAAGACTTATTGACTATTTCTCGGATTGGACCAAACTTAGACGAGCAGTCGCATGGATGATGAGGTTCAAGACCTATTGCAGACAACAGTACTAG